A segment of the Sphingobacterium oryzagri genome:
GTGCTAAACTAAGAATTTATTTAATGCTCCCCAAGAATTCAGCTTGATCCCAAATATCTGATCCTTCTTATTCTCTCCACAACTTTTGTACATGATTCGAATTCAGCTTGATTCTCGAACCCAGGCCATCCCATCTGTTCGAATCCCTCAAAAAGCAAAAAAGGCACAATTTCTTGTGCCTTTGTGATCCCGCTGGGATTCGAACCCAGGACCCATACATTAAAAGTGTATTGCTCTACCAGCTGAGCTACAGAATCTTTTTTTACTTTTTGCAAAAGAATAACTCTGTTGTTTAAAGTGATGCAAAGGTAAGTATTTGATCGATAAAATCAAAAAAACAACAATTTATTTTTAGCTGATTTTCAAAACATACTCACTACTAGGTTATTAATTTGCTGGTCAGCACAAATCATTCCAAAATGGCAGCCGCGAAAAAAAGTGCGAAGTCAGTTGCTCGTATTTTAGGAGATTTTTGATATATTAGTGATATCAAAATGATATCAGTTAAATATACTTAATCGTATTATGGAAAAAATTGTTAAACCAACCTCCGGCTATGCAGCACTAGGTGTTGCGCTATTAGCATTTCTTTTGGCTATTTTCACGTTTTATGTTGCCGTAACCAATCAAAACGGTGCGCTTGTGCTCGTCATTGCGCTGTTAATGGCGATTGTGATTATTATCCTGAAGGGTATTATTATTGTTCATCCTAACCATTCGCGGGTACTCAATTTTTTTGGTAACTATGTAGGCACAATCAAGGCAAACGGTTTATTCTTTATCAATCCGCTGTACTCCGCAACGCGAATGTCTTTACGTTCGGAAAACTTACAAGGGCAAACGCTTAAAGTCAACGATCGATTGGGCAATCCGATAGAGATTGCGGCCGTAATCGTTTGGAAAATTGGTAATACGTATAAAGCAGCGTATGATGTCGAGCGGATATTTGATTATGTAAGGGCCCAAAGTGAAGCCGCCGTCAGGCATTTGGCCGTGAGTTTTGCCTACGACGATCTGGAAGACGACTCTGCGGAGATTACGCTGCGCAATGGGGGAGATGAAGTGAACCGTATCCTGGAAAACGAATTGACGGAACGATTGGAGCGCGCAGGTATTGTGGTAGAAGAGGCGCGAATCAGCCATTTGGCGTACGCGGCGGAAATAGCAGGAGCGATGTTACAACGGCAACAGGCCGCTGCCATTGTCGCTGCGCGTGCAAAGATCGTAGATGGGGCAGTAGGCATGGTTGATATGGCGCTAAAAAAGTTATCGGCAGAAAATATTGTTGAGCTGGACGACGAGCGTAAAGCTGCGATGGTAAGCAATCTTATGGTCGTGCTATGTGGAGAGAAGGCGGCGCAGCCGATAGTCAACGCTGGAACTTTATATAATTAACAAAGCAAGGTTTTAATGAAGATCATTTGAACCTATAGCGGGAGAAATAGCAGCGTATGAAGAAGAATTTTGTGGTGCGTATAGATGAAGCGATGTATAAAAAGCTAGAGGCTTGGGCACACGACGAGTTTCGTAGTGTGAACGGTCAGATCGAATACCTGATTAACCAGGGATTGATTAAAACTGGCAGATCAAAAGAGCGAGGTTTCAAAGACGATGTAGCAGACCAGGATGCTCGTATCGATGAAGAATAGCATTAGCGCGAATGCTGTCATTATTCCTTTGACAGCTTCGTTGCTTTGCTGAAGGGTACAAATTTTCGTCACGCTTTTCAATGGCCTATGATGGCCAGGCGTAACTAACCTAATTTTCCCGACTTAAAAATTTGCGATCTTCAGGTGATAATTGGCTATACGAGCTGTTTGTTTGCGTGTCGATATCATCTGCATAGGCGGTTTCAGCACCGGATATACTATATTCTTTAGGATGTTTACGTTTACGACGAAACACGAAGCCGCCTGTAATCAGGCCCAATAAAAAGAAAGCCGCCAAAATAAATAATTTAGACGTGCGAATTTCTTTAAATAGCCAAAAGGTAGTTTCCTCCTTATTGTTAAACAGGATCACTAACACCAGGGCTGTAACAAAACCAAATATAACGCTCTTGATTTTCATTGCCTATTCGTTTGCCAACAAAGTACGGGAAAAATATTTAAAATAATAGATCTTTATAAAATTGATTGATCTATTTAAGGCTGGTTTTAGGAATAAAATTGAAGGCATAAAAAAAAGGAGAGGGCTTACGCCATCTCCTTTTCGTATACTGTACTGAATATAAAATTACTCAGCTACTACTTCGAAAGGAACTTGAACTTTCACTTCTTTGTGTAAGTTTAAGTTAGCCACGTATTCACCTAAGTTTTTAGGCTCTACTTCGAAAGTGATGCGACGACGGTCAACGTCATAACCTTGAGCTTTCAACGCTTCAGCGATCTGAATGCTGTTTACTTTACCGAAGATTTTACCTGACTCACCAGCTTTAGCACCGATAGAAAGTTTTACGCTTTCTAATTTACCAGCTAATTCTGTAGCATCTTTTTTGATTTTCTCTTGCTTGAACTGTGCTTGTTTGATGTTCTCAGCCAACACTTTCTTAGCAGAAGAAGTCGCTAAAATAGCAAATCCTTGAGGAATTAAGTAGTTACGACCGTAACCTGGCTTTACAACCACTAAATCGTCTTTCTCGCCAAGGTGCTTAATATCTTGTTTTAATATAATTTCCATGTCGTAATTTCCCTTATTTTAATGAATCAGCTACGTAAGGTAATAGACCAACGATACGCGCACGTTTAACCGCTTGCGCAACTTTACGTTGGAATTTCAACGATGTACCGGTAAGACGGCGAGGTAAAATTTTACCTTGATCGTTCACAAATTTCATTAAGAAGTTTGCGTCTTTGTAATCGATGTACTTGATTCCGTTCTTTTTGAAACGACAGTATTTTTTACGGTTGTCCTCTACTTTAGGAGCAGTTACGTATTGGATGTTTTCGTTTGCCATTAGTTTGCTACCTCCTCAGTTTTAGTTTCCGCTTTTTTGTTGAATGCACCGCTACGTTTTTTCTCACTGTAAGCAATGGCATGTTTGTCAAGAGCAATAGTTAAGAAACGCATTACACGCTCATCACGTTTGTACTCAAGCTCTAACTTTTTGATTAATTCACCCGGAGCCTTGAATTCAGTTAAGTGATAAAATCCAGTAGTTTTTTTCTGGATTGGATACGCTAATTTTTTCAAACCCCAATTGTCTTCAGCGACAATTTCGGCTCCGCCTTCTGTAATGATAGCTTTGAATTTTGCGATTGTTTCTTTCGCAGCCTCATCAGAAAGCAACGGGGTAAGAATGATGACAGATTCGTACTGTTGCATTTTTAATAAATTTGTTAATTAAATTATTCTTTCCGCACTTACGGAAGTGCAAAGGTAAAAAAAAATCTGAAATAATGCTACAGCAGAAATAAAATTTTAGTCCAGCAAACGACCGTCGTAATAGTACCATTTTCCCTGAAATTTCTTGAATGTCGATTTTTCATGGTGTACGGTTGGCTGCAACTGCGCATCAAGGAAATGTGCTTTAAATGTGACCGTTTGCGCGCTAGCTTCTCGTACCTCGAGTTGCATCCACTTATTTTCATGGGCCCAGCGTTGAATATCTACTTTGCGCTGGAAGCGACGTGTATCGGGATGGAAGCTGTCGTATAAAAAATCGATCAAACCCAGGCTGAATGCTGCATAGCGCGCACGCATCAGCTGTTCGGGCGTTTGTGCTGCCGCAAGCGCTTGATGCACCAATTTGCAACAGGCGTAATATGGCTTGCCTGATCCGCAAGGACAATGTTCCATCGTTAACTGGTTTTATGCTTTTGTTTCGCCAGTGCTGCTTCACTCTGCTTAAAGGCGCGCTTTTGCTTGTAATCTACCCACTTCTTTTTGAAAAGCTTACGCAGGATCTTATCCGTATAACGCATCACAAAAACTTCGCGCAACATATTGACTAACCGTATGGGCGAGTTAGGGAAGGAGCGTAGGGTGACGGAAAAGCCGGCTTCCAGATAGCGATTGAAATGCCAATAGCCGCTGGGCATAAACAAAGCATCGCCATGCTCCATAAAAATTTCATAGCCTTTTGCCTGTGCTAGCGCCGGGAAAAGTTTATAATCAGGATTTTCATAATCTATATTATAAACGGTGTGCACCGATAGCGGAACTTTATACAGAAAGGGGGCTTGTTCAGGTGCAAAAAGTAACACTCTTTTTTTTCCTTCAAACTGAAAGTGCAGCAGATCACCCAGATCGACATCGTAGTGCATCAGGACTCTTGCTTCACTGCCGCCAAAAAATAAGGTAGGGATACGTTTGAAGTATTTGAAGCCCAAGTCTGGGTAAGAAAAGTTTTTCAAAAGCTCCGGCAACTTATCCGTGATGATATAAAAGAAAATACGAAGATCAGAAGGTTGTGATTTGATCAATTTAATATAATCACGCATCTTCATCGTGGTGACTGGTTCGTTCGTCGCTTTGTTGGGATCGGCGGGTTTATTATCATAAAGACCAACTTCCTGGTCGCCGGCTTGTTCATAAATGTAATCGAGGCTCCATTTGTCGTAAGCATCCCAACTTTTTGCAAGACCTTTGATTAATACAGGCTTCTGCGGGCGGAAATAGTGCTTTAAAAAGCGCTCTTTACTGATATTTTCGACGGTATCGACTTCCGATAAAAGCATAATTCAATTTTAGTAGTTAAATGTAACAAAAATATTTCTGTCAGAATAACATCATACTGAATTTTGATCAAACTAAGTCAAGAAAAAATACGTTATCACTATAAACTAGACATGCTGCGTTTATGACATCACTAAAGAATGAATTGATCGGCACTTGGAAACTGCTATCTTACATAGAGGTTCCGATAGGGGGCGATGACTCGCTTTTTCCGATGGGAAAGAACCCGTTTGGGTTACTGATGTATTCGCCCGATGGTTTTATGTCTGTTCAGATTAGTAAAGAAGAACGTTTATTATACGGAAGTAACGATAAGTTAATTGCTAACTCGGAGGAGATGGCCGCAACGTTGGAAGGCTACATTGCATTTTTCGGCAAATTTAAAGTAGATAATTCGAATGCCGTGGTGAGTTACATTATCAAAAGCTCTCTGTTTCCGAACTGGAATAATAAAGTGCAACGCCGCAAAATAGATTTCGAAGGTGATATTTTGTATC
Coding sequences within it:
- a CDS encoding YchJ family protein; translated protein: MEHCPCGSGKPYYACCKLVHQALAAAQTPEQLMRARYAAFSLGLIDFLYDSFHPDTRRFQRKVDIQRWAHENKWMQLEVREASAQTVTFKAHFLDAQLQPTVHHEKSTFKKFQGKWYYYDGRLLD
- the rplI gene encoding 50S ribosomal protein L9; its protein translation is MEIILKQDIKHLGEKDDLVVVKPGYGRNYLIPQGFAILATSSAKKVLAENIKQAQFKQEKIKKDATELAGKLESVKLSIGAKAGESGKIFGKVNSIQIAEALKAQGYDVDRRRITFEVEPKNLGEYVANLNLHKEVKVQVPFEVVAE
- a CDS encoding lipocalin-like domain-containing protein, whose protein sequence is MTSLKNELIGTWKLLSYIEVPIGGDDSLFPMGKNPFGLLMYSPDGFMSVQISKEERLLYGSNDKLIANSEEMAATLEGYIAFFGKFKVDNSNAVVSYIIKSSLFPNWNNKVQRRKIDFEGDILYLKSTEPILSNGVQVNSYMTWQRADRSIDENFERRILKELSI
- a CDS encoding TA system antitoxin ParD family protein: MKKNFVVRIDEAMYKKLEAWAHDEFRSVNGQIEYLINQGLIKTGRSKERGFKDDVADQDARIDEE
- a CDS encoding cupin-like domain-containing protein, yielding MLLSEVDTVENISKERFLKHYFRPQKPVLIKGLAKSWDAYDKWSLDYIYEQAGDQEVGLYDNKPADPNKATNEPVTTMKMRDYIKLIKSQPSDLRIFFYIITDKLPELLKNFSYPDLGFKYFKRIPTLFFGGSEARVLMHYDVDLGDLLHFQFEGKKRVLLFAPEQAPFLYKVPLSVHTVYNIDYENPDYKLFPALAQAKGYEIFMEHGDALFMPSGYWHFNRYLEAGFSVTLRSFPNSPIRLVNMLREVFVMRYTDKILRKLFKKKWVDYKQKRAFKQSEAALAKQKHKTS
- a CDS encoding SPFH domain-containing protein → MEKIVKPTSGYAALGVALLAFLLAIFTFYVAVTNQNGALVLVIALLMAIVIIILKGIIIVHPNHSRVLNFFGNYVGTIKANGLFFINPLYSATRMSLRSENLQGQTLKVNDRLGNPIEIAAVIVWKIGNTYKAAYDVERIFDYVRAQSEAAVRHLAVSFAYDDLEDDSAEITLRNGGDEVNRILENELTERLERAGIVVEEARISHLAYAAEIAGAMLQRQQAAAIVAARAKIVDGAVGMVDMALKKLSAENIVELDDERKAAMVSNLMVVLCGEKAAQPIVNAGTLYN
- the rpsF gene encoding 30S ribosomal protein S6 — protein: MQQYESVIILTPLLSDEAAKETIAKFKAIITEGGAEIVAEDNWGLKKLAYPIQKKTTGFYHLTEFKAPGELIKKLELEYKRDERVMRFLTIALDKHAIAYSEKKRSGAFNKKAETKTEEVAN
- the rpsR gene encoding 30S ribosomal protein S18; the protein is MANENIQYVTAPKVEDNRKKYCRFKKNGIKYIDYKDANFLMKFVNDQGKILPRRLTGTSLKFQRKVAQAVKRARIVGLLPYVADSLK